One Streptomyces drozdowiczii DNA segment encodes these proteins:
- a CDS encoding LysE family translocator, giving the protein MPDLTLLPAYLAAVAIITIAPGPDSAYIVAVALERGPRAGLLSALGMALGMVAHVTAAALGLAVLLRSIPAAQHGVELAGGLYLGWLALTTVRSARTPPAAAGGTLSAGRVLRRAALTNVLNPKTVLFFAAFLPRFTTAANGPLWVQLLVLGLVFLIAGLVWDSLLGLCAGRLGRGLAQGRRTATAVNLVTATTFALLALFLLHSASAAVVA; this is encoded by the coding sequence ATGCCCGACCTCACGCTTCTGCCGGCCTATCTCGCCGCGGTCGCGATCATCACCATCGCTCCTGGGCCCGACTCCGCGTACATCGTGGCCGTGGCACTGGAACGCGGCCCGCGAGCCGGACTGCTTTCGGCCCTGGGGATGGCCCTGGGCATGGTCGCGCATGTGACGGCAGCCGCACTCGGACTCGCCGTCCTCCTCCGCTCGATCCCCGCCGCTCAGCACGGGGTGGAACTGGCCGGCGGTCTCTACCTCGGCTGGCTGGCGCTGACCACGGTGCGGTCGGCCCGGACGCCACCGGCCGCGGCCGGTGGCACACTCTCCGCAGGCCGGGTCCTGCGCCGAGCCGCGCTCACCAATGTGCTCAATCCGAAGACCGTGCTGTTCTTCGCAGCCTTCCTGCCTCGCTTCACGACCGCTGCGAACGGCCCATTGTGGGTTCAGCTCCTCGTCCTGGGACTGGTCTTCCTCATCGCGGGGCTCGTCTGGGACAGCCTGCTCGGCCTGTGCGCCGGCCGACTGGGTCGGGGGCTCGCGCAGGGACGACGGACGGCGACAGCTGTCAACCTGGTCACCGCGACCACCTTCGCCCTTCTTGCGCTCTTTCTCCTGCACAGCGCTTCGGCGGCTGTTGTGGCGTGA
- a CDS encoding LysR family transcriptional regulator produces the protein MERYEIETFLALAEELHFARTAERLRVSPGRVSQTVKALERRVGGPLFERTSRRVALTPVGRQLRDDLLPAYERMLRAVADAAAAYTDISDTVWVGFTAPWSGELLIRAGDTLSTRYPHCTVELLDVTYNAAIAALREKRVDLLVAEPPVEESDVVVGPVLFSERRALVVPAGHPLARRRTVSLEDLTVLPLVTASGVSKTFHEALFPSRTPDGKPIERGPTAGGWQGVLSLVGAGKGATVATVAAGRYYVRPDIAYVPIDGAAPIEYALMWRDGDLAPGLRVLIEIAAGLAPRAARTSCDCRGAGANRSRQCQRCSGPDQ, from the coding sequence GTGGAGCGGTACGAGATCGAGACCTTCCTGGCTCTGGCGGAGGAACTGCACTTCGCTCGGACCGCCGAACGGCTGCGTGTCTCGCCGGGGCGGGTCAGTCAGACGGTGAAGGCGCTGGAGCGACGGGTGGGTGGGCCTCTGTTCGAGCGCACCAGCCGTCGCGTCGCCCTGACCCCCGTCGGCCGGCAGCTACGGGATGATCTGTTGCCGGCCTACGAGCGGATGTTGCGGGCGGTCGCGGATGCGGCGGCGGCCTACACAGACATCAGTGACACCGTATGGGTGGGGTTTACCGCGCCGTGGAGCGGTGAACTCCTCATCCGGGCCGGTGACACCCTCTCTACCCGCTACCCCCACTGCACGGTCGAGTTGTTGGACGTCACGTACAACGCCGCGATCGCCGCGCTGCGGGAGAAGCGAGTCGATCTGCTGGTCGCCGAGCCGCCGGTCGAGGAGTCCGATGTCGTCGTGGGCCCGGTGCTGTTCTCCGAGCGCCGCGCGCTGGTGGTCCCCGCCGGACACCCGCTGGCACGGCGCCGGACGGTGTCGCTGGAGGACCTCACTGTGCTGCCCCTGGTGACGGCCTCCGGGGTGTCGAAGACGTTCCACGAAGCCCTCTTCCCCTCCCGTACGCCGGACGGGAAACCGATCGAGCGCGGGCCGACAGCGGGCGGCTGGCAGGGGGTGCTGTCCCTGGTCGGAGCCGGCAAAGGGGCCACTGTGGCCACCGTCGCCGCCGGTAGGTACTACGTGCGGCCGGACATCGCGTACGTACCGATCGACGGTGCCGCGCCCATCGAGTACGCGCTGATGTGGCGGGACGGAGACCTCGCACCAGGACTGCGGGTGCTCATAGAGATCGCTGCAGGGCTCGCGCCGAGAGCCGCTCGAACTTCATGTGATTGCCGAGGCGCCGGCGCGAACCGTTCGCGGCAGTGTCAGCGTTGCAGCGGCCCTGACCAGTAG
- a CDS encoding IS110 family transposase, with protein MIDISTIDVFLGLDVGKGEHHATAVTPAGKKAFDKRLPNTEPKLRELFAKLQAKHGTVLVVVDQPASIGALPLAVARDMGCPVAYLPGLTMRRIADLYPGEAKTDARDAFIIADAARAMPHTLRAIDGQDETIAELEMIVGFDDDLAGEATRVANRLHGLLTQIHPSLERVLGPRLQHPAVLTLLERFGSPAQIRKAGRRRLVTLLRPKAPRMAERLVEDIFTALDEQTVVVPGTEAAALIVPSLAGSLTGVLDQRKLLGGQIEELLEAHPLSKVLRSMPGVGVRTGARILIEVGDGSTFPTAGHLAAYAGLAPATHSSGSSIRGEQPSRRGNKQLKRAFFLSAFAALSDPPSRIYYDKKIAQGKHHTQALLCLARRRADVLFAMLRDGTFYEPQPSAAVT; from the coding sequence GTGATCGACATCAGCACTATCGACGTCTTCCTCGGCCTGGACGTCGGCAAGGGCGAACACCACGCCACCGCCGTCACCCCGGCCGGCAAGAAAGCGTTCGACAAGCGCCTGCCCAACACCGAGCCCAAGCTCCGCGAACTGTTCGCGAAACTTCAGGCCAAGCACGGAACGGTGCTGGTCGTGGTCGACCAGCCGGCCTCGATCGGGGCCCTGCCGCTGGCGGTCGCCCGGGACATGGGCTGCCCGGTCGCCTATCTGCCGGGCCTGACGATGCGGCGGATCGCCGACCTCTACCCCGGCGAGGCGAAGACCGACGCGCGGGACGCGTTCATCATCGCCGACGCTGCCCGGGCGATGCCGCACACGCTGCGGGCGATCGACGGCCAGGACGAGACGATCGCCGAGCTGGAGATGATCGTCGGCTTCGACGACGATCTGGCCGGCGAGGCCACCCGGGTCGCCAACCGGCTCCACGGCCTGCTGACCCAGATCCATCCGTCGCTGGAACGAGTCCTGGGACCGCGGTTGCAGCACCCGGCCGTCCTCACGCTGCTGGAACGGTTCGGGTCACCGGCCCAGATCCGCAAGGCCGGACGGCGCCGCCTGGTCACGCTGCTACGGCCGAAGGCCCCGAGGATGGCCGAGCGTCTGGTCGAGGACATCTTCACCGCTCTAGACGAGCAGACGGTGGTGGTGCCCGGCACCGAGGCGGCCGCACTGATCGTCCCAAGCCTGGCCGGCTCCCTGACCGGCGTCCTTGACCAGAGGAAACTGCTGGGAGGGCAGATCGAGGAACTCCTGGAGGCCCACCCTCTTTCCAAGGTCCTGAGGTCGATGCCGGGAGTCGGCGTCAGGACCGGAGCCCGCATCCTGATCGAGGTCGGCGACGGCAGCACCTTCCCGACCGCCGGCCACCTCGCCGCCTACGCCGGACTCGCCCCGGCGACCCACAGCTCGGGCTCCTCGATCCGCGGCGAACAGCCTTCCAGGAGAGGAAACAAGCAGCTCAAACGGGCCTTCTTCCTCTCCGCGTTCGCCGCCCTGAGCGACCCGCCATCCCGGATCTACTACGACAAGAAGATCGCTCAGGGAAAACATCACACCCAGGCCCTGCTCTGCCTCGCCAGACGCCGGGCCGACGTGCTGTTCGCGATGCTCCGCGACGGCACCTTCTACGAACCGCAGCCGTCGGCCGCAGTCACCTGA
- a CDS encoding PhzF family phenazine biosynthesis protein, translated as MTTSNRRPEILRYTAFSADPAGGNPAGVVLDATGLTDAEQLAIAAELGYSETAFLTAPPAELAGREGAYTIRYFSPRAEVSFCGHATIAAAIAHAERHGPGDLLLATPAGTVPVTVTGAPDGTVHATLTSVEPAVHAVAEGNVDEALQALGWSRTDLDPEFPPRIGYAGARHLILAVRTRTRLADLAYDFERLKDFMTGLDLTTVQLVWRESATVFHVRDPFPVGGVVEDPATGAAAAAFGAYARELGLVPEETVLHLHQGTDMGRPGELRVELYAGDPRVRVSGTGARIPEPGTMRETAPHAGSAV; from the coding sequence ATGACGACATCGAACCGACGCCCCGAGATCCTCCGCTACACCGCCTTCTCCGCCGACCCCGCAGGCGGAAACCCCGCCGGCGTCGTCCTGGACGCCACCGGCCTGACCGATGCCGAGCAGCTCGCGATCGCCGCGGAGCTGGGATACAGCGAGACGGCCTTCTTGACGGCCCCGCCGGCCGAACTCGCAGGCCGGGAAGGGGCCTACACCATCCGCTACTTCTCCCCGCGCGCCGAGGTCTCCTTCTGCGGGCACGCCACCATAGCCGCCGCCATCGCACACGCGGAACGTCACGGACCCGGCGACCTGCTGCTCGCCACTCCGGCCGGCACCGTCCCGGTGACGGTGACCGGCGCTCCGGACGGCACTGTGCACGCGACCCTGACCAGCGTCGAACCGGCGGTCCACGCGGTGGCGGAGGGCAATGTCGACGAAGCGCTCCAGGCGCTCGGCTGGTCCCGGACCGACCTGGATCCGGAGTTTCCGCCCCGGATCGGGTACGCGGGGGCTCGCCATCTGATCCTGGCCGTGCGCACCCGTACCCGGCTGGCCGACCTGGCCTACGACTTCGAGCGCCTCAAGGACTTCATGACCGGTCTGGACCTCACCACCGTGCAGCTCGTGTGGCGTGAGTCCGCAACGGTCTTCCACGTCCGCGACCCCTTCCCCGTGGGCGGGGTGGTCGAGGACCCGGCAACCGGCGCCGCAGCCGCCGCATTCGGTGCCTACGCCCGCGAGCTGGGGCTCGTACCCGAGGAGACGGTTCTCCACCTCCACCAGGGCACGGACATGGGCCGTCCCGGCGAGCTCCGAGTGGAGCTGTACGCCGGGGACCCGCGGGTACGCGTCAGCGGCACGGGAGCCCGTATTCCTGAGCCCGGCACGATGCGTGAGACGGCTCCACACGCCGGCAGTGCAGTGTGA
- a CDS encoding CGNR zinc finger domain-containing protein, whose amino-acid sequence MAVTFTELPVEELTKFVNAWGTLPCEAAGRCDPPPRSEGLAAYLDLLPNADAQLTPGALTRVANRLHAIFSAESSEAAAQQLTDLLLGTGVCPALEVAADGSPKAVWRVNDPDEVLVAASGLALREYAAAHGFHRIGICTGDHCVDVYVDRSPGGRRRFCSVTCQNRTRVAAFRRRRAAAAD is encoded by the coding sequence ATGGCAGTCACCTTCACCGAGCTTCCCGTGGAAGAGTTGACCAAGTTCGTCAACGCGTGGGGCACGCTGCCATGTGAAGCGGCGGGCCGGTGCGATCCTCCGCCGCGGTCCGAAGGTCTCGCCGCATACCTAGACCTGCTTCCGAACGCCGACGCGCAGCTGACGCCAGGGGCGCTCACCAGGGTTGCGAACCGCCTGCACGCCATTTTTTCTGCGGAGAGCAGCGAGGCGGCCGCGCAGCAGTTGACGGATCTGCTCCTCGGCACCGGAGTCTGCCCCGCCCTGGAAGTCGCGGCCGATGGCTCGCCGAAGGCCGTGTGGCGCGTCAACGACCCCGACGAGGTGCTCGTCGCGGCCTCGGGTCTCGCCCTGCGCGAGTACGCGGCCGCCCACGGCTTTCATCGCATCGGTATCTGCACGGGTGATCATTGCGTTGACGTCTACGTCGACCGGTCCCCCGGTGGCCGGCGCAGGTTCTGCTCAGTGACCTGCCAAAACCGCACACGTGTCGCAGCGTTCCGCAGACGCAGAGCAGCTGCCGCCGACTGA
- a CDS encoding ArsR/SmtB family transcription factor has product MPNTDRDRAHSTTGTAGLESSGEPLKHQTDIARAAALIADPSRARILKCLADGRALPANALAAEAGIGAATASAHLAKLVEGALLTVEQRGRHRFYRLAGPDVSAALECLALIAPPLAITSLKQSNRAIALRRGRSCYDHLAGRLGVALMRGLLERGILTGHDGIHRPDESVRDRPASYGHDAQYRLTRTGRTALAELGIHTERLPPRRPAIRYCVDWSEHQHHLAGGLGAVLTARLFALDWVRWGRSPRAVDLTDTGAHGMERTLGIILTDAMVPVGC; this is encoded by the coding sequence ATGCCGAACACCGACCGCGACCGCGCACACTCGACGACCGGTACCGCGGGGCTTGAGTCCTCGGGAGAGCCGCTCAAGCACCAAACCGACATCGCACGGGCCGCCGCCCTCATCGCCGACCCCTCGCGCGCCCGAATTCTCAAGTGTCTGGCCGACGGCCGCGCCCTTCCGGCGAACGCCCTGGCCGCCGAGGCCGGCATCGGTGCCGCCACCGCCAGCGCACACCTGGCCAAGCTCGTCGAGGGCGCACTGCTCACCGTGGAGCAACGGGGCAGGCACCGCTTCTACCGGCTCGCCGGCCCGGACGTGAGCGCGGCCCTGGAATGCCTTGCGCTGATCGCCCCGCCACTGGCCATTACCTCGCTCAAGCAGAGCAACCGCGCCATTGCCCTCCGTCGTGGCCGCAGCTGCTACGACCACCTCGCAGGCCGTCTCGGCGTGGCGCTCATGCGCGGTCTGCTGGAACGCGGCATCCTCACCGGACACGACGGCATCCACCGGCCCGACGAGTCCGTGCGCGACCGGCCCGCCTCCTACGGCCACGACGCCCAGTACCGCCTTACCCGCACCGGGCGCACGGCACTGGCCGAACTCGGCATCCACACGGAGCGGCTGCCGCCACGCCGGCCCGCGATCCGCTACTGCGTGGACTGGAGCGAGCACCAGCACCACCTCGCGGGCGGCCTCGGAGCCGTGCTGACAGCCCGCCTGTTCGCGCTGGACTGGGTGCGGTGGGGGCGCAGCCCCCGAGCGGTGGACCTGACCGACACGGGCGCCCACGGCATGGAGCGCACGCTGGGAATCATCCTTACCGACGCCATGGTTCCGGTCGGTTGCTGA